The following are encoded in a window of Pan troglodytes isolate AG18354 chromosome 4, NHGRI_mPanTro3-v2.0_pri, whole genome shotgun sequence genomic DNA:
- the ZCCHC9 gene encoding zinc finger CCHC domain-containing protein 9, whose translation MTRWARVSTTYNKRPLPATSWEDMKKGSFDGTSQNLPKRKQLEANRLSLKNDAPQAKHKKNKKKKEYLNEDVNGFMEYLRQNSQMVHSGQIIATDSEEVREEIAVALKKDSRREGRRLKRQAAKKNAMVCFHCRKPGHGIADCPAALENQDMGTGICYRCGSTEHEITKCKAKVDPALGEFPFAKCFVCGEMGHLSRSCPDNPKGLYADGGGCKLCGSVEHLKKDCPESQNSERMVTVGRWAKGMSADYEEILDVPKPQKPKTKIPKVVNF comes from the exons ATGACCAGGTGGGCCCGAGTTAGTACCACATATAACAAGAGACCCTTGCCTGCAACATCATGGGAGGACATGAAGAAGGGATCCTTTGATGGAACAAGCCAAAACCTACCAAAGCGTAAACAACTTGAAGCCAATAGGCTATCCCTCAAAAATGATGCACCCCaagcaaaacataaaaagaacaaaaagaaaaaagagtactTAAATGAAGATGTGAATGGATTCATGGAATACCTAAGACAGAATTCACAGATGGTTCACAGTGGGCAAATTATAGCAACAGACAGTGAGGAAGTAAGGGAAGAAATTGCAGTTGCTTTAAAGAAAGACAGTCGACGGGAAGGAAGAAGATTAAAAAGACAAGCGGCAAAGAAAAATGCAATG GTGTGTTTCCATTGTAGAAAACCTGGTCATGGAATTGCAGATTGCCCCGCCGCCCTTGAAAATCAAGACATGGGCACTGGGATATGTTACAGGTGTGGGTCCACAGAGCACGAAATAACCAAGTGTAAGGCTAAAGTAGACCCGGCTCTTG GCGAATTTCCTTTTGCAAAATGTTTTGTTTGTGGAGAAATGGGGCACCTGTCTAGATCTTGTCCTGATAATCCCAAAGGACTCTATGCTGATG GTGGCGGTTGCAAACTTTGTGGCTCTGTGGAACATTTAAAGAAAGATTGCCCTGAAAGTCAGAATTCAG AGCGAATGGTCACAGTTGGTCGCTGGGCAAAGGGAATGAGTGCAGACTATGAAGAAATTTTGGATGTACCTAAACcgcaaaaacccaaaacaaaaataccTAAAGTTGTTAATTTTTGA